The Apium graveolens cultivar Ventura chromosome 6, ASM990537v1, whole genome shotgun sequence genome contains a region encoding:
- the LOC141664795 gene encoding protein FAR1-RELATED SEQUENCE 5-like, which produces MLMGGVPYLNQIFQSVDEAGHFFRAYALRNGFAIKIQASHRNKDNEIYGRLYVCRLYEKSVVAESSQNKRRREVLPKSECKVRMYVNYQMKKCHWEVTSLELVHNHGLVSPSKMNLVQRERHINTATRSLIKTLYGSGVRNCQVMNVIGNIHGGNDKVGFNVQHVRNVLRDERKKRFEISDAQAGLDLLHRLNEESGSKYFIRTEVDEENRLKCLVWIDPRCIMAYQNFGDVMAFDTTYRTNRYAMPFVPFTGVNHHYQSVIFGFALMRDEHASTFEWILRTWLEGVGNNPPLTIITDQDQAMASAIAVVLPNTTHLLCSWHISQIFPEKLAHYYSAFPEFKTDFNNCIYKSLTECVFEARWASFVEKYHLQDHKWLKGLYELKHKWIPAYTRNKFSAFQNSTSRSEGMNSFFDKYVSSATGLKEFIENAQKALARQFMREKEEDYVTINLKRPMKLHTTLEYHASCIYTKEMFRRFQDELVESSKYFVEKDRRASEEGERMGDVYTYYSCYRPMSEPTRRNVYFVAFEKASSLGMCTCRMLEHSGLPCRHLLAVFTKKRVSEIPPYYINRRWTMHANRVDGVLPYNLDVGQSHEMTSTDRFNSMTMLTMSFCQSSIASKERYDYAVGVMNREIPILKKMSVDGIKSYESNSQAPNASAHEETILDPMMSQTKGRKKDVRFKSPIESIGKKEKPPRRCTYCQMEGHDKRKCASRLEDLKNVQESQYN; this is translated from the coding sequence ATGTTGATGGGGGGAGTTCCATATTTGAATCAAATTTTTCAAAGTGTGGATGAGGCCGGTCATTTTTTTAGGGCTTATGCTTTACGAAATGGATTTGCTATTAAAATTCAAGCTAGCCATCGTAATAAAGACAACGAGATATATGGTCGTTTATATGTTTGTAGGCTTTATGAAAAAAGTGTCGTCGCCGAGAGTAGTCAAAATAAACGGCGTAGAGAGGTTCTTCCTAAAAGCGAGTGCAAGGTGAGGATGTATGTCAATTATCAAATGAAAAAATGTCACTGGGAGGTAACTAGCCTTGAATTGGTACACAACCACGGTCTTGTTTCCCCTAGTAAGATGAATTTGGTACAACGAGAAAGACATATCAACACCGCGACCCGTAGTTTGATAAAAACGCTTTATGGTTCGGGGGTTCGTAATTGTCAAGTGATGAATGTGATTGGTAACATTCATGGAGGTAATGACAAAGTTGGTTTCAATGTTCAACATGTTAGGAATGTGTTAAGAGACGAGAGGAAGAAAAGGTTTGAGATTAGTGACGCCCAAGCGGGGTTGGACTTGTTGCATAGGTTGAATGAAGAAAGTggttctaaatattttattaggaCCGAAGTCGATGAAGAGAATCGCTTGAAGTGTCTAGTATGGATTGATCCGAGATGTATAATGGCTTACCAAAATTTTGGCGATGTTATGGCTTTTGATACCACTTATCGGACAAATAGGTATGCAATGCCATTTGTCCCATTTACCGGAGTCAATCATCATTATCAATCGGTAATTTTCGGGTTTGCATTGATGCGGGATGAACACGCGTCGACTTTTGAGTGGATTCTTCGTACTTGGCTTGAAGGTGTGGGGAATAATCCTCCATTGACTATAATCACGGATCAAGATCAAGCCATGGCAAGCGCTATTGCGGTTGTACTCCCGAATACTACCCATTTATTGTGTTCTTGGCACATTAGTCAAATATTCCCGGAGAAATTAGCTCATTATTATTCGGCTTTTCCGGAATTCAAGACGGACTTCAACAATTGCATTTATAAATCTCTCACCGAATGTGTTTTTGAAGCTAGATGGGCGTCGTTTGTGGAAAAGTATCACTTGCAAGATCATAAATGGTTAAAGGGGTTATATGAGTTGAAGCACAAGTGGATTCCTGCATATACTAGAAACAAATTTTCGGCGTTTCAAAATAGTACATCGAGGAGTGAGGGGATGAATTCTTTCTTTGATAAGTATGTGAGTTCGGCAACGGGTTTGAAGGAATTCATTGAAAATGCCCAAAAAGCATTGGCAAGGCAATTCATGAGGGAGAAGGAAGAAGATTATGTCACCATTAATCTAAAACGTCCCATGAAATTGCATACCACATTGGAGTATCATGCTTCTTGTATCTACACTAAGGAAATGTTTAGAAGATTTCAAGATGAATTGGTTGAGTCTTCAAAATACTTTGTTGAAAAAGACCGACGAGCTAGTGAAGAAGGGGAGAGAATGGGGGATGTTTATACGTACTATAGTTGTTATAGGCCCATGTCCGAGCCTACGAGAAGAAATGTTTATTTTGTGGCATTCGAGAAAGCAAGCTCTTTGGGAATGTGTACGTGTAGAATGCTTGAACATTCGGGGCTACCTTGTAGACACCTATTGGCGGTCTTCACTAAGAAACGGGTTTCGGAAATTCCCCCGTATTACATAAACCGGAGGTGGACAATGCAtgccaatagagttgatggtgtaTTACCTTACAATTTGGATGTTGGACAAAGTCATGAGATGACCTCAACCGATCGATTTAATAGCATGACAATGTTAACCATGAGTTTTTGTCAAAGTAGCATTGCATCCAAGGAACGGTATGATTATGCCGTTGGAGTGATGAATCGAGAAATACCAATTCTCAAAAAAATGAGCGTTGATGGAATTAAATCTTACGAAAGCAATTCGCAAGCTCCAAATGCAAGTGCTCATGAAGAAAcaattcttgaccctatgatgTCCCAAACTAAAGGGAGGAAGAAGGACGTTCGTTTCAAAAGTCCAATAGAATCGATTGGTAAAAAGGAGAAGCCGCCAAGAAGGTGCACTTATTGTCAAATGGAAGGCCATGATAAAAGGAAGTGTGCTAGTAGACTAGAAGATCTTAAAAATGTTCAAGAATCGCAATATAATTAG